The genomic region GAACCTGAAAAATGGGCTTATCTCCAATTTACCAAGCAAGCAAAAACCGATTCAGTAGTATTTAATACCGATAAAGATCTTCTGGTAAAACAAATCGCCTATGCACTATTCAGGGCTATCAGATTTGGACAATTGAACGATTTATTAAAACAACCAGCAGGCTATACACAAATCCTTAATGCCAAATTTGATGAGAACAAAGTCATCAAAACCACATACAAAAAAACAAACACTGGCTTTACAGTAGAGATCAATAATACTGATACAAATAACACCTTCATCATAAACGAAGAAGGTGTTCTAAATTCAAAAAAATAAATCATGCAATTATATCCTATTAAATTCAAACCCATTCCCAAAGAAACAATCTGGGGAGGAAACAAATTGGTTTCAGTTCTCTCAAAAGATTTTCCTTCAAACAAGAAGATTGGTGAGAGCTGGGAGATTTCCGGAGTCAAAAACGACATTTCGCTTGTAAGCAATGGCGAACTAAAAGGAGAATCTCTGAACGATCTGATTCATCAATTTGGAGGTCGTCTACTTGGCAAAGAAGTTTCTGAGAGATTTGGAAAAGAGTTCCCTTTATTAATCAAATTCATCGATGCGGATGATGCACTCTCTATTCAAGTGCATCCTGATGATGAATTGGCAAAAAAACGTCACAATTCATTTGGGAAAACAGAAATGTGGTACGTTTTAGATGCTGAGAAGGATGCCAACTTAATTGTTGGCTTTAACCAGGAAATAGATCCCAAACGCTATCAGCAAAAACTAAGTGAAGGAAAACTCGAAGAAATATTAAACCTTGAAAAAGTTCAGAATGGCTCTTGTTATTTTATTCCGGCAGGTCGCGTTCATGCCATCGGGAAAGGCATTCTTTTAGCCGAAATACAGCAAACATCTGACATCACCTACCGCATGTACGACTGGAACCGAGTTGATAAAGAAGGGAAATCAAGAGAACTTCACACCGAATTGGCTTTGGATGCTATCGATTATAGCATGGAAGAAAACTATGCAACAAAATATGTTTCGGAAATTAATAAAACAACAGAGCTAGTGCAATGCGATTACTTTACAACCAATCAGCTAATTTTCGACAAAAATAAACGATGTAATTATTCGAATCTGGATTCATTTGTCATATATATTTGCCTGGATGGTGAATTTGAAATTAGCTGTAAGGGAAAAGAAAAAACGTCAGTAAAAAAAGGTGAAAGCATTTTAATTCCAGCTGAATTGAAAGAACTAACACTTATTCCCTTGGGTAAGGCTGAATGTCTCGAAGTATATATTTAAACTCTTAATTTATAAGTCCCGATACAATCGGATAAAATTATAAAAATGAAAAATTTATTTATTCTCATAATCGGACTGGTTCTTATTTCATGTAACCAGACAAACAAGGAAAATCAGAATCAAACTGATACAAGATTTACCTTTTCAACATGGATACATGCTGATAAAACGTTTGATAAGACAGTTTGGAAAAACAGGTTCAAACACTTTCGTGAACTTGGAATCTCTGAAGTTTTGGTTGGAGGTAATCACGAACATCTGGCGGATATTGTTGCATTGGCAACAAATTTCAAAATTAAAATCCATGCCTGGATGTGGACACTTAACCGCCCCAATGATACAATTGCAAACAAACACCCGGAATGGTATGCAGTCAATCGAAATGGTCAAAATTCGCTTGAATACAGAGCTTACGTCGACTATTACCAATGGTTAAGTCCTTTTCATCCGGAAGCACGTGAATATATCAAAAACAATGTTAGGAAATTGGCTAAAATAAAGGGACTTGCGTCCATCCACTTGGACTATGTGAGGTATGTAGATGTAATTTTGGGAGCAGATCTCCAACCCCAATACAATTTGATACAAAGTACCGAAATGCCCGAATACGATTTTGGCTACCATCCAATAGCTCGCGAAGGTTTTAAAAAACTGTTCGACAAAGATCCTATGGAGCTTGAACATCCTGAATTAAGTACCGAATGGCGTCAGTACAGATTGAATGCCATTACAACTTTAGTAAACGAACTTGTTGAAATTGCACATTCAGAAAATCAAAAGATGACTGCTGCCGTATTTCCATTTCCTGAAATGGCTCGTCAAATGGTCAGACAAGCCTGGAACAACTGGAATTTGGACGCCGCCTATCCGATGCTTTACCAAAACTTCTATCGAGAAAATATTAACTGGATTGGCTTTGCAACAGAACAAGGCGTGAGAGATGTTAATTTTCCGATTATTGCGGGTCTGTACAGCCCTGGCTTAAGAGAACCTGCTGATCTTGAAAAGGCCATTCGACTTGCAAAAGAAAAAGGAGCTAAAGGAATTTCTATATTTAGCGCTGATGATTTAACAGAGGAGCAGCAAGCCGTTTTCATCAAGTTAAAAACGGAACTCTTAAACCTATAAACCACATTGCCTGATGTACATCAAAGAAGCCTGTGTCGAAAATTTGAACGAAGCAATAAAAGCGGAACAATTGGGCGCTGACCGAATCGAACTATGCGAAAATCTGAATGAAGGTGGGACCACACCTTCATTTGAATTAATTCGTCAGGTAAAAGCAAATCTACACATTCCAATTCGAGTCATGATTCGGCCCAGAGCTGGTGATTTTTGCTATTCTGAAAATGAAATTGAAATAATGCTTTCACAAATTGAGTATTGCAAGAACTTAAAGCTTGAAGCTGTCGTATTTGGAATTCTGAATGCAGACAAAACTTTGAATATTGCTTCAATAACAAAACTAGCTCAAGCTGCATCCCCTTTGAAAGTTGTTATTCACAAGGCAATAGATGAAACACCCAATATGATTCGGGCTTGTCAACAACTAATACAAACCCGAAAAATATCAACCATTCTAACTTCAGGAGGTAAAGACTCTGCTGAAGAAGGTTTATCTGTCTTAAAAACGCTGATTGACTTATCTGCAGATAAAATTGAAATAATGCCAGCAGGTAAAATCACACATAGCAATATTGAAAAGCTGCACAATAATCTTAAGGCAAAAGCCTATCATGGAAGACGAATTGTTGAGGAATAAAAAATTAAGATATCCCCCATCTGTCTCAAGAAAAATAACTAAACAACCCGTATTGCCATGCTTTTTCAGATTTTTAAAAAGCATGGCATACAAACACATTAAAACTCTAAATCAACAACTATGAAGTATCTGTCTTATTTTCTCATTGCTACACTAAGCATATTGGGATATACAAAACTTAAGGCTCAGGATAAAGATTTAACACAATTTGTCGATCCCTTTATCGGGACACAAGAAATGGGACACACATTTCCAGGCGCTTGTGCCCCTTTCGGCATGATCCAATTAAGCCCCGATACCGATAGCGTCCTGTTTTTAACTAATGGCAAATACAATAAAGATGTCTACCGCTATTGTGCAGGTTACCAATACACCGACAAATCTATTGTTGGCTTCAGTCACACCCATTTAAGCGGAACTGGACACTCCGACTTAGGAGATTTTTTAATTATGCCAACAATTGGCAAAGTACAATACAACCCGGGAACGATAGAGAATACAAAAAATGGCTACCGATCGATGTATCGTAAAGAGACTGAAAAAGCAGAACCTGGCTACTATACAGTAGAATTAGATGATTATAACATTAAAGCAGAGTTAACAGCCACCCAACGTGTCGGTTTTCATCAATACACATTTCCTAAAACGGATGATGCCCATATTATTTTAGACCTTAATCATGGGATTTACAATTACGATGGAAAAGTACTCTGGTCTACTCTCAGGGTTGAAAACGATACTTTAGTAACAGGCTATCGAATAACTCGCGGTTGGGCTCGCACCAACTACCTATATTTTGCAATTAGCTTCTCTAAACCAATTAAGAATTATGGTTGTCAAAATGATGAAAAAGTCATTTATAATGGCTTCTGGAGAAAGTTCGATGAGACCAAGAATTTCCCGGAAATGGCGGGTAAAGCATTAACTGCCAATTTCGATTTTTCAACTGAGAAAAATGAACAGATAAAAATCAAATTTGCTCTTTCAGCAGTGAGTACCGAAGGGGCTCTAAAGAACCTAAAGGCAGAAATTCCGCATTTCGATTTTGATCAAACAAGAGCAGAAACAAAGGCCGCTTGGAATGATGAATTAAGCAAGATTGCTATAAGTGCGTCAAATGAAAAAAAGACAACATTTTACACATCTCTTTATCATTCCTTTATCAACCCGGTAGTATATATGGATGTGGATGGAAAATACAGAGGCCTGGACCACAACATTCATCAGGCTGAAGACTTTACCAACTATACTGTGTTTTCATTATGGGATACCTACAGAGCCCAACACCCTTTGCTTACAATTATTCAACCCAAACGTGCCACAGATATGATTAACTCCATGCTGGCTCATTATGAACAAAGTGTCCATAAAATTTTACCGATATGGAGCCACTTTGGAAATGAAAACTGGTGTATGATTGGTTATCATGCTGTACCTGTTATTGCAGATGCCTGGGTAAATGGCTTACGCGGATTTGATCCAAAAAAAGCACTGGAAGCCTGTCTTGCAAGTGCAAACTATAACAAATATGATGGAATTGGAGATTACAAAAAATACGATTACATTCCTCACGAAACCAGCAGAGTTGGAGCTTCTATCACTCTTGAATATGCTTACGATGATTATACCATAGCTCAACTAGCCAAATCATTGGGTGAATCTGACATCGAAAAAGAATACCTGAAACGTTCCGAGAACTGGCAAAACCTTTTTGATGATACATCCGGTTATATCAGAGCCAAAACAAAAGACGGCAAATGGGTTGCACCTTTCGATCCTTTGGATACGCACGCTGCAGGTTTCATTGAAGGAAACTCATGGAATTACTCCTTATACATTCCACAAAATGTAAGTGGCCTAATTAAAAAAATGGGTGGTGAAAATCGTTTTTCTCAACATTTGGATTCATTATTTACTATGTACATTCCGGATAAATATTTCGAACATAACGAGGATATTACAAGAGAAGGAATAATGGGAGGCTATGTTCACGGGAATGAGCCTAGTCATCATGTACCTTATTTATACAACTGGGCAGGTAAACCATGGAAAACTCAAGAGCGCATTCACCAAATAATGGACACAAAATATTTGAATAAACCGGATGGTTTATGCGGGAACGATGATTGTGGTCAGATGTCCGCATGGTATATTTTTTCA from Ancylomarina subtilis harbors:
- a CDS encoding type I phosphomannose isomerase catalytic subunit → MQLYPIKFKPIPKETIWGGNKLVSVLSKDFPSNKKIGESWEISGVKNDISLVSNGELKGESLNDLIHQFGGRLLGKEVSERFGKEFPLLIKFIDADDALSIQVHPDDELAKKRHNSFGKTEMWYVLDAEKDANLIVGFNQEIDPKRYQQKLSEGKLEEILNLEKVQNGSCYFIPAGRVHAIGKGILLAEIQQTSDITYRMYDWNRVDKEGKSRELHTELALDAIDYSMEENYATKYVSEINKTTELVQCDYFTTNQLIFDKNKRCNYSNLDSFVIYICLDGEFEISCKGKEKTSVKKGESILIPAELKELTLIPLGKAECLEVYI
- a CDS encoding family 10 glycosylhydrolase, whose product is MKNLFILIIGLVLISCNQTNKENQNQTDTRFTFSTWIHADKTFDKTVWKNRFKHFRELGISEVLVGGNHEHLADIVALATNFKIKIHAWMWTLNRPNDTIANKHPEWYAVNRNGQNSLEYRAYVDYYQWLSPFHPEAREYIKNNVRKLAKIKGLASIHLDYVRYVDVILGADLQPQYNLIQSTEMPEYDFGYHPIAREGFKKLFDKDPMELEHPELSTEWRQYRLNAITTLVNELVEIAHSENQKMTAAVFPFPEMARQMVRQAWNNWNLDAAYPMLYQNFYRENINWIGFATEQGVRDVNFPIIAGLYSPGLREPADLEKAIRLAKEKGAKGISIFSADDLTEEQQAVFIKLKTELLNL
- a CDS encoding copper homeostasis protein CutC, whose amino-acid sequence is MYIKEACVENLNEAIKAEQLGADRIELCENLNEGGTTPSFELIRQVKANLHIPIRVMIRPRAGDFCYSENEIEIMLSQIEYCKNLKLEAVVFGILNADKTLNIASITKLAQAASPLKVVIHKAIDETPNMIRACQQLIQTRKISTILTSGGKDSAEEGLSVLKTLIDLSADKIEIMPAGKITHSNIEKLHNNLKAKAYHGRRIVEE
- a CDS encoding GH92 family glycosyl hydrolase encodes the protein MKYLSYFLIATLSILGYTKLKAQDKDLTQFVDPFIGTQEMGHTFPGACAPFGMIQLSPDTDSVLFLTNGKYNKDVYRYCAGYQYTDKSIVGFSHTHLSGTGHSDLGDFLIMPTIGKVQYNPGTIENTKNGYRSMYRKETEKAEPGYYTVELDDYNIKAELTATQRVGFHQYTFPKTDDAHIILDLNHGIYNYDGKVLWSTLRVENDTLVTGYRITRGWARTNYLYFAISFSKPIKNYGCQNDEKVIYNGFWRKFDETKNFPEMAGKALTANFDFSTEKNEQIKIKFALSAVSTEGALKNLKAEIPHFDFDQTRAETKAAWNDELSKIAISASNEKKTTFYTSLYHSFINPVVYMDVDGKYRGLDHNIHQAEDFTNYTVFSLWDTYRAQHPLLTIIQPKRATDMINSMLAHYEQSVHKILPIWSHFGNENWCMIGYHAVPVIADAWVNGLRGFDPKKALEACLASANYNKYDGIGDYKKYDYIPHETSRVGASITLEYAYDDYTIAQLAKSLGESDIEKEYLKRSENWQNLFDDTSGYIRAKTKDGKWVAPFDPLDTHAAGFIEGNSWNYSLYIPQNVSGLIKKMGGENRFSQHLDSLFTMYIPDKYFEHNEDITREGIMGGYVHGNEPSHHVPYLYNWAGKPWKTQERIHQIMDTKYLNKPDGLCGNDDCGQMSAWYIFSSLGFYPVCPGSGQYVIGAPSIKEAKMNLENGKTFVIKVLNYSDKNKYIHSVTLNGQVWNKSYINHKDIVTGGELVFKMSKHPNKKWATEPDSKPKSTGSK